The Corynebacterium confusum genome has a window encoding:
- a CDS encoding HNH endonuclease signature motif containing protein, with protein sequence MTDQHDEILATLKEISGSMERLRSLMKKPEDLSFGRLHRGFEAFEYAFNNKTVIDGAFAFLAERDDAGRQVGSSKAIDYLMARLGLDFATARERLETGRDLFSPLEEAAPAPEPTPLPDDAQAVSDEERARQQAADAEAQRRAQAEREAEERRRKRFLEDGQTTSAKVLAMIETELKHLNQHATPGHKQLREQALEKAKDTSLHTLRDWLRKQIKNANLAARTPEGTKDKDAAYKKRRLALSNPDADGGVHVRGYLDPATAALVKSALANARNADNAALKESGLDQEDKRSFQERNVDHLRYICRRYLSSKDQSTGGAAGLLVTLTMDDLENMTGDSRFPTTAGISVSPLDLLRMGLAEHDFLCVLDPHGFPLELARNRRTASLWQKIALAASELVCTHPDCNRAWIDCDVHHVIAWALGGDTDISNLTLRCRRHHVDNNDFRDGANNMGHADRSPETRRTGHRAGPGQPLRFNESPAAQQSCGHKVRHRGAPPTGTSPGPRTGSTSGGEAPPPDPHSQAPLFS encoded by the coding sequence ATGACTGACCAGCACGACGAAATCCTAGCAACGCTCAAAGAAATCTCTGGCTCCATGGAGCGGTTACGCTCCCTAATGAAGAAACCCGAAGACCTGTCCTTCGGACGCCTCCACCGCGGCTTCGAGGCCTTCGAATACGCCTTCAACAACAAGACCGTCATCGATGGCGCTTTCGCTTTCCTCGCCGAGCGCGACGACGCCGGCCGCCAGGTCGGCTCCTCGAAGGCCATCGACTACCTCATGGCGCGCCTCGGCCTGGACTTTGCCACCGCCCGGGAGCGGCTCGAGACCGGCCGCGATCTGTTCAGCCCTCTCGAGGAGGCCGCGCCCGCACCGGAACCGACTCCCCTGCCCGACGACGCCCAGGCTGTCAGCGATGAAGAACGCGCCCGCCAGCAGGCCGCCGACGCGGAAGCGCAACGCCGGGCGCAGGCGGAAAGGGAAGCTGAGGAGCGCCGCCGCAAGCGCTTCCTGGAAGACGGCCAAACCACCAGCGCCAAGGTGCTGGCGATGATTGAGACGGAGCTCAAACACCTCAACCAGCACGCCACCCCAGGCCACAAGCAGCTGCGCGAGCAGGCCCTGGAAAAGGCAAAAGATACCTCGCTGCACACGCTGCGGGACTGGCTGCGCAAGCAGATTAAGAACGCCAACTTGGCCGCCCGCACCCCGGAAGGTACCAAGGACAAGGACGCCGCCTACAAGAAGCGCCGGCTAGCCCTGTCCAACCCGGACGCCGACGGCGGCGTGCACGTCCGCGGCTACCTGGACCCCGCCACCGCCGCGCTCGTCAAGAGCGCCCTGGCGAACGCCCGCAACGCGGATAACGCCGCTTTGAAGGAAAGCGGGCTGGACCAGGAAGACAAGCGCAGCTTCCAAGAGCGCAACGTGGACCACCTGCGCTATATCTGCCGCCGGTACCTATCCTCCAAGGACCAGTCCACCGGCGGCGCGGCGGGCCTTCTGGTCACGCTCACCATGGATGACCTCGAGAACATGACCGGAGACAGCCGCTTCCCCACCACCGCGGGTATCTCGGTCAGCCCGCTCGACCTTCTCCGGATGGGGCTCGCTGAGCACGACTTCCTCTGCGTCCTCGACCCCCACGGCTTCCCGCTCGAGCTGGCGCGCAATAGGCGCACGGCGAGCCTCTGGCAAAAGATTGCCCTGGCCGCTTCCGAGCTGGTGTGCACCCACCCGGACTGCAACCGGGCCTGGATTGACTGCGACGTCCACCACGTCATCGCCTGGGCTTTGGGAGGAGATACCGATATTTCCAACCTCACGCTCCGGTGCCGACGCCACCACGTGGATAACAACGACTTCCGGGATGGTGCCAACAACATGGGCCACGCCGACAGATCCCCCGAGACCAGGCGCACCGGCCACCGGGCCGGGCCAGGGCAACCGCTGCGGTTCAACGAATCGCCCGCGGCCCAGCAATCGTGTGGTCACAAGGTCCGCCACCGAGGTGCACCACCCACTGGCACTAGTCCCGGACCCCGTACCGGTTCCACCTCAGGCGGCGAGGCTCCCCCGCCAGACCCGCACAGCCAGGCTCCGTTGTTTAGTTAA